The following coding sequences lie in one Amycolatopsis cihanbeyliensis genomic window:
- a CDS encoding cation:proton antiporter regulatory subunit, whose translation MNVEVTPLPGIGVRKDFAMENGRRIGVVTHKDGQIELILSKSDDPDACIASLPLTTEEAGALANLLGAPQLVAQLNEDHREFAGIHTRQISIKTGSPFHGRTLGDTTLRTRTGVSVVAVMRAGQVQPSPTPEFTFTGGDVLVAVGTSDGLDEAIKILRHG comes from the coding sequence GTGAACGTCGAAGTAACACCGCTGCCGGGCATCGGCGTCCGCAAGGACTTCGCGATGGAGAACGGGCGGCGGATCGGTGTGGTCACCCACAAGGACGGCCAGATCGAGCTGATCCTCTCCAAATCGGACGATCCGGATGCCTGCATCGCCTCGCTGCCGCTGACCACGGAGGAAGCGGGGGCGCTCGCGAACCTGCTCGGCGCGCCCCAGCTGGTCGCGCAGCTGAACGAGGACCATCGGGAGTTCGCCGGGATTCACACCCGGCAGATCTCCATCAAGACCGGCTCGCCCTTCCACGGCCGCACCCTCGGGGACACCACGCTGCGCACCCGCACCGGTGTCTCGGTGGTCGCGGTCATGCGGGCCGGGCAGGTACAGCCCTCCCCCACTCCCGAGTTCACCTTCACCGGAGGGGACGTACTGGTCGCGGTCGGGACCTCGGACGGCCTGGACGAGGCCATCAAGATCCTCCGGCACGGCTGA
- a CDS encoding cation:proton antiporter, producing the protein MDHTAFALIELGAVFFVLGVLGRLAGKIGMSPIPLYLLGGLAFGTGGVLPLGDIGGFAQLGSEIGVVLLLLLLGLEYSAAELVTGLKRSWMSGLMDIVLNATPGAVVALLLGWGPVGAFVLAGVTYISSSGIIAKVLGDLGRLGNRETPVVLSILVFEDLVMALYLPILTTVLAGISFLGGLQAVGISLAVITVVLVIALRYGRYVSAVVDSPDREVFLLKLLGAALLVAGLASAMQVSAAVGAFLLGIAISGSTAESATRILEPLRDLFAAMFFVVFGLNTDPRSIPPVLVWAIVLALSTALTKVATGWWAARRQGIGRLGRARAGASLVARGEFSIIIAGLAVAAGAVEGRLAALATAYVLLMAIIGPIAARIVEPLARAVQRTPAAAPA; encoded by the coding sequence GTGGACCACACCGCTTTCGCGCTGATCGAGCTCGGCGCCGTCTTCTTCGTGCTGGGCGTGCTGGGCAGGCTGGCAGGCAAGATCGGGATGTCGCCGATCCCGCTCTACCTGCTCGGCGGCCTTGCCTTCGGCACCGGTGGAGTACTGCCGCTCGGCGATATCGGCGGGTTCGCCCAGCTGGGCAGCGAGATCGGTGTGGTGCTGCTGCTGTTGCTGCTGGGGCTGGAGTACTCGGCGGCGGAGCTGGTCACCGGGCTGAAGCGGTCCTGGATGTCCGGGCTGATGGACATCGTGTTGAACGCCACACCTGGCGCCGTGGTGGCGCTGCTGCTCGGCTGGGGACCGGTCGGCGCCTTCGTGCTCGCCGGGGTCACCTACATCTCCTCCTCCGGCATCATCGCCAAGGTCCTCGGCGATCTCGGCAGGCTCGGTAACCGGGAGACCCCGGTGGTGCTGTCCATCCTGGTGTTCGAGGACCTGGTGATGGCGCTGTACCTGCCGATCCTGACCACGGTGCTGGCCGGGATCTCGTTCCTCGGCGGGCTGCAGGCCGTCGGCATCTCGCTGGCCGTGATCACCGTGGTGCTGGTGATCGCGTTGCGGTACGGCCGATATGTCTCGGCCGTGGTGGACAGCCCCGACCGTGAGGTGTTCCTGCTCAAGCTGCTCGGCGCGGCGCTACTGGTCGCCGGGCTGGCCTCGGCCATGCAGGTGTCCGCGGCGGTCGGCGCGTTCCTGCTGGGCATCGCCATCTCCGGGTCCACGGCGGAGAGCGCCACCCGCATCCTGGAACCCCTGCGCGACCTGTTCGCCGCGATGTTCTTCGTGGTGTTCGGGCTGAACACCGATCCGCGGTCGATCCCGCCGGTACTGGTGTGGGCGATCGTGCTGGCGCTCAGCACCGCGCTGACCAAGGTCGCGACCGGTTGGTGGGCCGCGCGCAGGCAGGGCATCGGCAGGCTGGGCCGCGCCCGCGCCGGGGCATCACTGGTGGCCCGCGGCGAGTTCTCGATCATCATCGCCGGGCTGGCGGTCGCCGCGGGCGCGGTCGAGGGCCGGCTCGCCGCGCTGGCCACCGCCTACGTCCTGCTGATGGCCATCATCGGCCCGATCGCGGCCAGGATCGTGGAACCCCTCGCCCGCGCCGTGCAACGCACCCCGGCCGCCGCCCCCGCCTAA
- the mbhE gene encoding hydrogen gas-evolving membrane-bound hydrogenase subunit E, which produces MLIAIAVHFVVACVLPLVARRYGRWAFGVAALVPAGTLGYSFLRFTPEGDPVTESFSWAPRIGLDVVLRLDTLAMVMIVLVAGIGALVLCYYAFYAKPGGSDVGRNSVLLLVFAGSMLGLVLADDVFSLYIFWELTTVCSFLLVGGDGIGKNVRRSAMQALLVTALGGLAMLLGLILLGVQAGTFRVSEIVAAPPSGTVVDIAVVLVLLGAFTKSAQVPFHPWLPAAMVAPTPVSAYLHAAAMVKAGVYLVARFAPGFADLPAWWIPVLILGVWTMVLGGFRALREHDLKILLAFGTVSQLGFLMVLLGTGSYVAAIAGATMLLAHGLFKSTLFLTVGAIDRRAGTRDIRELSGLGARWPAVATLAGLAAASMAGVPPLLGFVGKEAALEAFAGGGFRETAVLAGLVLGSVFTVAYSLRFLVGAFGSRRGATPSQPPAPGAGFGVTIALPALAGLVLPLLVGLVEPLPAGYASAYPAGAEPYHLALWHGWTLPLLLSAVILGGGYLVHRANPVMLRMSGWVPGPLHAQRGYHRAVTGLDGLAHGFTGRVQTGSLPTYIGTILLVVVLVPGAGLLTGAVDASAPALFDTWLQLPVAIVVLVATATVLLARRRLTAVLLTGVVGYGIGALFLVHGGTDLALAQFLVESLTLVVFVFVLRRFPSTFVQSHPPIRSTRWMKATVAGAGGVFVALLAVLFSGNRPEPSEASAEYLQRALPEAGAHNVVNAILVDFRAFDTVGEIVVLAVAATGAASLALAGYLPRRRTGGHSRQDEPAHETEERGP; this is translated from the coding sequence GTGCTGATCGCGATCGCGGTGCACTTCGTGGTGGCGTGCGTGTTGCCGCTGGTGGCGCGGCGGTACGGGCGGTGGGCCTTCGGGGTCGCCGCGCTCGTCCCCGCGGGCACGCTCGGGTACTCCTTCCTCCGGTTCACTCCGGAGGGTGACCCAGTCACCGAGTCCTTTTCCTGGGCTCCCCGGATCGGCCTGGACGTCGTGCTGCGGCTGGACACGCTGGCCATGGTGATGATCGTGCTCGTCGCCGGGATCGGCGCACTGGTGCTGTGCTACTACGCGTTCTACGCCAAGCCGGGCGGGAGCGATGTCGGCCGGAACTCGGTGCTGCTGCTGGTCTTCGCCGGGTCCATGCTGGGTCTGGTCCTCGCCGACGACGTGTTCTCGCTCTACATCTTTTGGGAGCTGACAACGGTCTGCTCCTTCCTCCTGGTCGGCGGCGACGGGATCGGCAAGAATGTGCGCCGCTCGGCCATGCAGGCGTTGCTGGTCACCGCCCTCGGCGGGCTGGCCATGCTGCTGGGCCTGATCTTGCTGGGGGTCCAGGCGGGCACCTTCCGGGTGTCCGAGATCGTGGCCGCACCGCCGAGCGGGACCGTCGTGGACATCGCCGTTGTGCTGGTGCTCCTCGGCGCCTTCACCAAGTCCGCGCAGGTGCCGTTCCACCCGTGGTTGCCCGCGGCGATGGTCGCCCCGACTCCGGTGAGCGCCTATCTGCATGCCGCGGCCATGGTCAAGGCCGGGGTCTACCTGGTGGCCCGGTTCGCCCCCGGCTTCGCCGACCTGCCTGCCTGGTGGATCCCGGTGCTGATCCTCGGGGTCTGGACCATGGTGCTCGGCGGCTTCCGCGCCCTGCGCGAGCACGACCTGAAGATCCTGCTGGCCTTCGGCACGGTCAGCCAGCTCGGCTTTCTCATGGTGCTGCTGGGCACCGGCAGCTACGTCGCCGCCATTGCGGGCGCCACGATGCTGCTCGCGCACGGGCTTTTCAAGTCCACCCTGTTCCTCACCGTGGGCGCGATCGACCGGCGGGCCGGGACGCGGGACATCCGCGAGCTGTCCGGGCTCGGTGCGCGCTGGCCAGCGGTGGCCACCCTCGCCGGGCTGGCCGCGGCCTCGATGGCCGGGGTGCCCCCGCTGCTCGGGTTCGTCGGCAAGGAGGCCGCGCTGGAGGCCTTCGCCGGTGGCGGGTTCAGGGAGACGGCCGTGCTCGCCGGGCTCGTGCTCGGATCGGTGTTCACGGTGGCCTACAGCCTGCGTTTCCTGGTCGGCGCCTTCGGTAGCCGGCGCGGCGCCACACCCTCGCAACCGCCCGCGCCCGGGGCCGGTTTCGGGGTGACGATCGCACTGCCCGCGCTGGCCGGGCTGGTGCTGCCCCTGCTGGTGGGCCTGGTCGAGCCGTTGCCGGCTGGCTACGCCTCCGCCTACCCCGCCGGGGCCGAGCCGTATCACCTCGCACTGTGGCACGGCTGGACCCTGCCGCTGCTGCTGTCCGCGGTGATCCTCGGCGGCGGATACCTCGTACACCGGGCCAACCCGGTCATGCTGCGAATGTCCGGTTGGGTGCCGGGGCCGTTGCACGCCCAGCGCGGTTACCACCGGGCGGTCACCGGACTGGACGGCCTCGCGCACGGGTTCACCGGCCGGGTGCAGACCGGATCACTGCCCACCTACATCGGCACCATCCTGCTCGTGGTGGTGCTGGTGCCCGGCGCCGGGCTGCTCACCGGCGCGGTGGACGCGAGTGCCCCCGCGCTGTTCGACACCTGGTTGCAACTGCCGGTGGCGATCGTGGTGCTGGTGGCCACCGCCACGGTGCTGCTGGCCCGGCGCAGGCTGACCGCCGTGCTGCTCACCGGGGTGGTCGGCTACGGCATCGGCGCGCTGTTCCTCGTGCACGGCGGCACCGACCTCGCGCTGGCCCAGTTTTTGGTCGAGTCGCTGACGCTGGTCGTGTTCGTCTTCGTGCTGCGCCGGTTTCCCTCGACGTTCGTCCAGTCCCACCCACCGATCCGCAGCACGCGCTGGATGAAGGCGACCGTGGCGGGCGCGGGCGGAGTGTTCGTGGCGCTGCTGGCGGTGCTGTTCTCCGGTAACCGGCCGGAGCCCTCCGAGGCCTCCGCCGAGTACCTCCAGCGGGCGCTGCCCGAGGCGGGGGCACACAACGTGGTGAACGCGATCCTGGTCGACTTCCGCGCGTTCGACACCGTGGGCGAGATCGTGGTGCTCGCCGTCGCGGCCACCGGGGCGGCCAGCCTCGCGCTGGCCGGCTACCTGCCCCGGCGCCGCACCGGAGGGCACTCCAGGCAGGACGAGCCTGCCCACGAGACCGAGGAGCGCGGGCCATGA
- a CDS encoding SAV_915 family protein yields MNEPARQRTGFQPVVLLDDLPEYVAGELYVLTLPETVSAGDVVELCRTLRGPAAIAYTSLANLAAACGTSQPWARATTRRLQGLGAEHGYNLVILDAWLPDRPRPPDVDVREQPDLEPAEYDGEDPLLYVPSRPVHVGQQTVHVELQPDPAGRLMVLAYTSPEQLAERCGRYQPWVAIHRNDLAQVAEQAGAHGVLFEPVLDEGSRHTGPVRNWSSRSIASQTEGHDHA; encoded by the coding sequence GTGAACGAGCCAGCGCGTCAGCGGACGGGATTTCAGCCGGTCGTGTTGCTGGACGATCTGCCTGAGTATGTCGCTGGTGAGTTGTATGTGCTGACTCTGCCCGAGACCGTTTCGGCTGGCGATGTCGTGGAGCTGTGTCGGACTCTGCGTGGTCCTGCCGCCATCGCCTACACCAGCCTGGCCAACCTCGCCGCTGCCTGCGGCACCAGCCAGCCGTGGGCGCGCGCCACCACGCGACGATTGCAGGGCCTCGGCGCCGAACACGGATACAACCTTGTCATCCTGGACGCGTGGCTGCCGGATCGTCCACGGCCTCCCGATGTCGACGTGCGTGAGCAGCCCGACCTCGAACCCGCCGAGTACGATGGCGAGGATCCGTTGCTCTATGTACCCTCCCGTCCGGTTCATGTCGGACAGCAGACTGTTCACGTAGAGTTGCAGCCCGACCCAGCCGGTCGGCTGATGGTGCTGGCCTACACCTCGCCGGAGCAGCTGGCGGAACGCTGCGGCCGGTACCAGCCGTGGGTGGCCATCCACCGAAACGACCTTGCCCAGGTGGCCGAGCAGGCGGGGGCGCACGGGGTGCTGTTCGAACCGGTCCTCGATGAAGGCTCCCGGCACACCGGGCCAGTGCGCAATTGGTCCAGCCGCTCCATCGCGAGCCAGACGGAAGGACACGACCATGCCTGA